One Burkholderia gladioli genomic window, CGCCGACCAGCATCCAGTCGGCCTCGCGATCGCCGACCCCGAACACGGTCTGGGTGCGCTTCTCGCAGAGCCGGCAGCGCTGGCAGTCGGCCACGCGTGCCTCGAGTTCGTCCCAGCCGAGATCGGCGACCGAAGCGAGCGCCGCGGCCGGCTGCGCCGAGGGCAGCGGCGCAGAGCCGGGCGGCGGCGCGTCGGGCGCGGGCGCGAGGTCGAACCAGGAGGGATCGTCGAACGGCGGGGCTTCCTCGGCCGGCGCCTTCATGGCGGGCGCGGGCGGCTCGTCGCGAGCGGCCGGTGCCGCATCGGGTGCGCGCGCAACCATGTCGGGCGCGACGGAATCGGACGGACGCATCGCGCCGGGCGCCGGGCGAAGCGGCTCGCTGACGAATTCAGGCGCGGCGCGCTCCTCGCGCGCGGCCGCCTGAGGCAGCCTCTCATCGGCCCTCGCCGTCGGCGAGCCGGCCAGGATGGGCCGATCGCCGAGCGCCTCCGGGCGCGCCGCCACGGCGGCGCCGGCCTGCACCTCGCCCTCGCCTGCCACGGCCGGTGCCGTCCCCTGCCCGCGCCGCACCCAGCGCGGCCCGAGCCCCATCTCGTCGAGCGCCGAGTCAAGCCAGCTCATGCGTGCCTCCCTGAATATCGAGCGACAGCCGCATCACGATCGCGTCCTCGCGCGTGCGGTGCTTCGCCGGGTAATAGTTCTTGCGGCGCCCGACCACCTCGAAGCCGAAGCGTTCGTAGAGCCGGATCGCACGCGGATTGGACGGTCGCACCTCGAGCAGCATGCCGTCGAGCCGCTCGGCGCGCGCGATGCGCGTCGCCTCGCGCAGCAGCGCGAGCCCGCAGCCGGCATGCTGCGCGGCGGGCGCCACGCACAGATTGAGCAGGTGCATCTCGTCGACCACCGGCATCAGCACGCAGTAGCCGACCAGGGTGCCCGTCACGTGCCGCATGCAGACGCCGAAATAGCCGTTGCGCAGCGAATCCTCGAAGTTGCCGCGCGACCACGGGAATTCATAGGCGGCCTTCTCGATCTCGACCACCTCGTCGAGGTCGGCGTCCGTCATCGGCGCCAGATAACGGTCGGTCATCAGCACGCCGCTCATCGGCCGCCCTCCCGGGCGGCACGCTCGGCGAGCCGCTCGGCGGTGGTCTGCGCGACCTTGTTGCGCACGTATTCGGGCGCGGCCTGGTCGGCCGGCACCACACGGCCGGCGCGAAACGCGCGCAGCGCGAGCTGCGCGACCGGCACCGCGTGCGGCAGCGCCGCGCCGTCGACATGGGCGGCCAGCGCCGCCAGCGGCAGGCGTTCGCCGAAGGCCGCGGCCGCGTTGCCGGCCAGCGTGAACGGTTCGGCGGGCGCAACCAGCAGGCCCGGCGCGTCGAGCGCGGCCGGCTGCAGCGTGCGCCAATCGCCGGCGGCTTCGTCCCAGGCATAGTCGGCCCAGTAGACCTCGTCCATGCGCGCATCGAGCGCGGCCAGCACGCGCGTCGGCGCCGGTGCGCCAGCGGCCAGCGCGTTGAGCCGCGCGTGCTCGGCACAGGCGGCCAGCGTGCCGATCGGCACCACCGGCAAGCCGCGGCCGAAAGCCAGGCCCTGCGCCACGCCGGTCGCGGTGCGCAGGCCCGTGAACGAGCCCGGCCCCGCGCCGAAGGCGATCGCGGCGCAATCGGCCAGCGTGAAGCCGGCTTCGTCGAGCAGTTCGCGCACGGCAGGCAGCACGCGCGTGCTGGAGACGGCGCCCGTCTCGTCGTGGCGGAACCAGATGCGCGGGGCGGTGGAAGCAGGCGCCGCGTCGGAGGCGGCGATCAGGGCGACCGAGCAGAATTCGGTCGAGGTATCGATGGCGAGGAGCACGGTTTGCGTCATGGCCGACATTGTAATGCGGCACCCCGCCGGCACGGGCGTTTCGAAACCGGCGGCCGGCACATCACGATCGGCCGGGGCGGCGGCCAGCCGGTTTGGAAGGATCGCTCGACCCGCCCGGCGGCGACGCTTGCTACCATCTGCCGACCTGAAAACCCCTCGGAGACACCCGATGAGCGATATCCAAGCCCAGTTCGAGCAAGCGCTGGTGGACGTCAAGCAACTGAGCGAGAAGCCCGGCAACATGACCCTGCTGCGTCTCTACGCGCTGTACAAGCAAGGTAGCGAAGGCGACGTCAATGGCGAGAAGCCCGGCTTCACCGACATCGTCGGCAAGTACAAGTACGACGCCTGGGCCGCGCTGAAGGGCACCTCGCAGGAAGAGGCCCAGAAGCAGTACGTGCAGCTGGTGGAAGACCTGAAGAGCGGCGCCGCCTCCTGAGGCACGTCGCCGGCGCCCGCCGCCTCGCGGCTGGTGCCGCCTTGCCCGTGGCACCGGGCGGCTGCCGAATCGCCGCCGAAGCGGGACAAACGTGTAACGAAACGTATCGAATTCGCCGGCATCGCGCCGGCATTTCACAAATACGCCACGATAGCAGTGGCGCGCTGCAGCAAATCCCTCTATAATCCGCTTCGCGTCACGTATGGGCTGGTCATCCAGCCCCGTTTTGACGCCTCGTACGTTTCGCTCCAATCCAGTTTAGAACCTGTCCCCTCCTGCCTCTCTGGGCCCTTCGCGGCCATCAAAGTATCAGGCTGGCGGCGTGTTCGGCGAATTCCGACTTCCGGATCTCCGCCGCGTGCCGCACCCGAAACAGCTTCTAACGCACCCGTGAGTGAGTCTGCGTTCCTCGAACGCGGACGTCTGTCACGTTCCCGATTTGCTCGATGCATTGTCGACTTGGGCATGCACGATTGGCGCCGACGTTTCACCCACCGTGTTTCAAGGATTGATATGACTTCGAGCCAACCCCAAAGCCCGCTCAACGCGATTGCCGACCAGGCACTCGGTCTGACCGACGCCGCTGCCGCGCCCATCGAGGCTGCGCAGCCCGACGACGGCGAACCGAGCTTCGCGTCGCTCGGGCTGTCGCCGGAGATCGTCTCCGCCCTGGAGGCCGCCGGCTACGTGAAGCCGACCCCGGTCCAGCAGCGCGCGATCCCCGCCGGCATCGCGGGCCGCGACCTCCTGGTGTCGAGCCCGACCGGCTCCGGCAAGACGGCCGCCTTCATGCTGCCCGCGATCGAGCGATTCGCGCAACTGCAGAAGACCCAGGCGCAACAACCGCGCGCGCCGCGCGAGCCGCAATCGGCCGACCGCCGCCAGCGTCGCCCGCAGCCGGTGGCCCGCCCGGGCCTGCTGGTGCTGACCCCCACGCGTGAACTGGCGATGCAGGTCACCACCGCCGCCTCGACCTACGGCAAGCACCTGCGCCGCCTGCGCACGGTCAGCATCCTCGGCGGCGTGGCCTATGGCCAGCAGCTGATGCTGCTGGCGAAGAACCCGGAAATCCTGGTCGCCACGCCGGGCCGCCTGCTCGACCACCTCGAGCGCGGCCGCATCGACCTGTCCGAGCTGAAGATGCTGGTGCTCGACGAAGCCGACCGCATGCTCGACATGGGCTTCATCGACGACATCGAGACCATCGTCGCGGCCACCCCGGCCTCGCGCCAGACCATGCTGTTCTCGGCCACCCTGGACGGCAAGATCGGCTCGCTGACCAGCCGCCTGCTGAAGGATCCGGAGCGCATCGAGATCGTCCAGAAGATGGAGGCGCGCACCAACATCGCCCAGACGGTCCACTACGTCGACGACCGCGACCACAAGGATCGCCTGCTCGACCACCTGCTGCGCGACGACGCGCTGGACCAGGCGATCATCTTCACCGCCACCAAGATCGACGCCGACCAACTGGCCGGCCGCCTGGCCGATGCCGGGTTCGAATCGGCCGCGCTGCACGGCGACCTGCCGCAAGGCGCGCGCAACCGCACCATCCGCGCGCTGCGCGAGCGCCGCGTGCGCGTGCTGGTGGCCACCGACGTGGCCGCGCGCGGGATCGACATCCCCGGCATCACGCACGTCTTCAACTACGACCTGCCGAAGTTCGCCGAGGACTACGTGCACCGCATCGGCCGTACCGGCCGCGCGGGCCGCTCGGGTATCGCGGTGAGCCTGGTGCACCACGCCGAACAGGGCGCCCTCAAGCGCATCGAGCGCTTCGTGCGTTCGCCGCTGCCGGTCAACGTGATCGAAGGCTTCGAGCCGCGCAAGGCTCCCCCGCGCAACGGCCCGAGCCGTGGCCGTCCGGGCGGCGGCAACGGCGGTCGCCGTTTCGGCGGCAAGCCGGGCGGCAGCCGTGAAGGCGGCTACGGCGGCGGCAATCGCGAAGGCGGCCGCAGCTACGGCAGCGGCAATGGCGGCGGCTGGAGCGGCAAGCCCTCGAACGGCGGCGGCAACCGCGAAGGCGGCTACGGCGGCAACCGTCGCAGCGACGCCCCGCGCGGCCCGCGTCGCGGCTCGGCAGCCTGAGCCCAGGCGCCTCGCGCGCCCCAGGCAAGACAAGACCGGTGCTTCGGCACCGGTTTTTTTTCGCCCGTCGCTGACATTTCACGATGCGGAAAATTTTTTTGTCTCGTAAAAAATCATGCTGCGTGGCACAAGCCGGGGGATTGCGAGATGGAAAAAGACGTTTCTCATCGCGAAACGAATCATTCAAGCCATTGATTAACAACAAGTAAATATTTTAGAGGAGCCCACCAAAGCCGCTGTTGCCGCGCCGGACGCTTCCCTAGACTCTTATACAAGAGTTCACGAAACGAAGCGCCGGATGCACCGCCCGCCTCGCGATCGCGAACCCAGGACTCGTATCCCTCACCGATTCACGTTCTCAAGGAGACTCATCATGTCGCGTCAACAACAGGCCAAGGCACTGCAGCAGAAGTGGGAAAGCGATCCGCGCTGGAAGGGCATCAAGCGCGGCTACACCGCCGAGGACGTGATCCGCCTGCGCGGCTCGATCGAGGTCCAGCACACCATCGCCCAGCGCGGCGCGGAAAAGCTCTGGAGCCTCATCAACGAGGAGCCCTTCGTCAACGCGCTCGGCGCGCTGACCGGCAACCAGGCCATGCAGCAGGTCAAGGCGGGCCTCAAGGCCATCTACCTGTCGGGCTGGCAGGTGGCGGGCGACGCCAACGTGGCCGGCGAGATGTACCCCGACCAGTCGCTCTACCCGGCCAACTCGGTGCCGCTGGTGGTCAAGCGCATCAACAACACGCTCACGCGCGCCGACCAGATCCAGTGGTCGGAAGGCAAGAACCCCGGCGAGGAAGGCTACGTCGACTACTTCGCGCCGATCGTGGCCGATGCGGAAGCCGGTTTCGGCGGCGTGCTCAATGCATTCGAGCTGATGAAGGCGATGATCGAGGCCGGCGCCTCGGGCGTGCACTTCGAGGACCAGCTCGCCTCGGTCAAGAAGTGCGGCCACATGGGCGGCAAGGTGCTGGTGCCGACCCGCGAGAACGTCGCCAAGCTCAGCGCCGCGCGCCTGGCCGCCGACGTGATGGGCGTGCCGACCGTGCTGATCGCGCGCACCGACGCGGAAGCCGCCGACCTGATCACGTCCGACATCGACGAGAACGACAAGCCTTTCCTGACCGGCGAGCGCACCGTCGAAGGCTTCTTCCGCACGCGCCCCGGCATCGAGCAGGCGATCTCGCGCGGCCTGGCCTATGCGCCCTACGCCGACCTGGTCTGGTGCGAAACCGGCAAGCCCGATCTCGAGTACGCGAAGAAGTTCGCCGAGGCGATCCACAAGCAGTTCCCGGGCAAGATGCTCTCGTACAACTGCTCGCCGTCCTTCAACTGGAAGAAGAACCTCGACGACGCGACCATCGCCAAGTTCCAGAAGGAGCTCGGCGCGATGGGCTACAAGTTCCAGTTCATCACGCTGGCCGGCTTCCACTCGCTGAACTACTCGATGTTCAACCTCGCGCACGGTTATGCCCGCACCCAGATGAGCGCCTTCGTGGAGCTGCAGCAGGCCGAGTTCGCCGCCGCCGACAAGGGCTTCACGGCCGTCAAGCACCAACGCGAGGTGGGCACCGGCTACTTCGACGCGGTGACCCAGACGGTCGAGCGCGAAGCCTCGACCACGGCGCTGCACGGCTCGACCGAGGACGAACAGTTCTTCGACGGCAAGAAGGTCGCCTGAGCCGGTTTCGTGTTCAGCAGGAAGGCGGGGCCGGACGATTCGTCCCGCCCCGCCCGGGCAGCGATCAGGGAGCGATGACGACAAAGGCGCGGTCCACCGCGCCGCGACAGACCACAAGCCGGGCGTGCCATGCACGCGCCCGGCAC contains:
- a CDS encoding uracil-DNA glycosylase, producing the protein MSWLDSALDEMGLGPRWVRRGQGTAPAVAGEGEVQAGAAVAARPEALGDRPILAGSPTARADERLPQAAAREERAAPEFVSEPLRPAPGAMRPSDSVAPDMVARAPDAAPAARDEPPAPAMKAPAEEAPPFDDPSWFDLAPAPDAPPPGSAPLPSAQPAAALASVADLGWDELEARVADCQRCRLCEKRTQTVFGVGDREADWMLVGEAPGENEDKQGEPFVGQAGKLLDSMLHALSLERSNNVYIANVIKCRPPGNRNPEPDEVARCEPYLQRQVALVKPKLIVALGRFAAQTLLKSDGSIASMRGRVHQYEGVPVIVSYHPAYLLRSLPDKSKAWADLCLARDTFGKATGGA
- the rimI gene encoding ribosomal protein S18-alanine N-acetyltransferase, whose protein sequence is MSGVLMTDRYLAPMTDADLDEVVEIEKAAYEFPWSRGNFEDSLRNGYFGVCMRHVTGTLVGYCVLMPVVDEMHLLNLCVAPAAQHAGCGLALLREATRIARAERLDGMLLEVRPSNPRAIRLYERFGFEVVGRRKNYYPAKHRTREDAIVMRLSLDIQGGTHELA
- the tsaB gene encoding tRNA (adenosine(37)-N6)-threonylcarbamoyltransferase complex dimerization subunit type 1 TsaB encodes the protein MSAMTQTVLLAIDTSTEFCSVALIAASDAAPASTAPRIWFRHDETGAVSSTRVLPAVRELLDEAGFTLADCAAIAFGAGPGSFTGLRTATGVAQGLAFGRGLPVVPIGTLAACAEHARLNALAAGAPAPTRVLAALDARMDEVYWADYAWDEAAGDWRTLQPAALDAPGLLVAPAEPFTLAGNAAAAFGERLPLAALAAHVDGAALPHAVPVAQLALRAFRAGRVVPADQAAPEYVRNKVAQTTAERLAERAAREGGR
- a CDS encoding acyl-CoA-binding protein, which gives rise to MSDIQAQFEQALVDVKQLSEKPGNMTLLRLYALYKQGSEGDVNGEKPGFTDIVGKYKYDAWAALKGTSQEEAQKQYVQLVEDLKSGAAS
- a CDS encoding DEAD/DEAH box helicase gives rise to the protein MTSSQPQSPLNAIADQALGLTDAAAAPIEAAQPDDGEPSFASLGLSPEIVSALEAAGYVKPTPVQQRAIPAGIAGRDLLVSSPTGSGKTAAFMLPAIERFAQLQKTQAQQPRAPREPQSADRRQRRPQPVARPGLLVLTPTRELAMQVTTAASTYGKHLRRLRTVSILGGVAYGQQLMLLAKNPEILVATPGRLLDHLERGRIDLSELKMLVLDEADRMLDMGFIDDIETIVAATPASRQTMLFSATLDGKIGSLTSRLLKDPERIEIVQKMEARTNIAQTVHYVDDRDHKDRLLDHLLRDDALDQAIIFTATKIDADQLAGRLADAGFESAALHGDLPQGARNRTIRALRERRVRVLVATDVAARGIDIPGITHVFNYDLPKFAEDYVHRIGRTGRAGRSGIAVSLVHHAEQGALKRIERFVRSPLPVNVIEGFEPRKAPPRNGPSRGRPGGGNGGRRFGGKPGGSREGGYGGGNREGGRSYGSGNGGGWSGKPSNGGGNREGGYGGNRRSDAPRGPRRGSAA
- the aceA gene encoding isocitrate lyase, which gives rise to MSRQQQAKALQQKWESDPRWKGIKRGYTAEDVIRLRGSIEVQHTIAQRGAEKLWSLINEEPFVNALGALTGNQAMQQVKAGLKAIYLSGWQVAGDANVAGEMYPDQSLYPANSVPLVVKRINNTLTRADQIQWSEGKNPGEEGYVDYFAPIVADAEAGFGGVLNAFELMKAMIEAGASGVHFEDQLASVKKCGHMGGKVLVPTRENVAKLSAARLAADVMGVPTVLIARTDAEAADLITSDIDENDKPFLTGERTVEGFFRTRPGIEQAISRGLAYAPYADLVWCETGKPDLEYAKKFAEAIHKQFPGKMLSYNCSPSFNWKKNLDDATIAKFQKELGAMGYKFQFITLAGFHSLNYSMFNLAHGYARTQMSAFVELQQAEFAAADKGFTAVKHQREVGTGYFDAVTQTVEREASTTALHGSTEDEQFFDGKKVA